GTGGCTCAGGCTCTGGAGCTCTCCAGGAAGCCTCACGTCGTCATCGCCACCCCCGGCAGGCTGGCAGACCACCTCCGCAGCTCCAACACCTTCAGCCTCAAGAAGCTGAGGTTCCTGGTGAGGCagggccccagggcaggctctccCCTCGCTTGCAGGccctcagggctgcctgcagcaggctgagctgtgtgctgtgtgcaggtgctGGATGAGGCTGATCGGCTCTTCGAGCAGGGCTGCTCCGACTTCACCCCGGACCTGGAGGTGATCCTGGAGGCTGTGCCGGCTCGCAGGCAAACCCTGCTCTTCAGTGCCACCCTGACTGAcaccctgcaggagctgagggggctggCTGCCAACAGGCCCTTCTTCTGGGAGGCTGAGGCCAAGTGAGTCTCACCCTGGGCAAAAGTcttgtgagggagctggggctgtggagggaagaaggctgagggaggcctCCTTGcgctctggagctccctgcggcgaggctggagccagctgggggttgggcccTTCTCCCAGGGGACAGCATGAGGGGAagtggcctcaggctgtgcaaggggaggtcTGGGTTGGAGATCAGGGAAGGTTCCTTTGCTGCCAGAggggtcaggggttggcacaggctgcccagggaggtggtggagtctccatccctgggggtgtttgagaaacctggggccgtggtttggggccatggtggggctgggttgaggCTTGGACTCGGTCTTGTGCAGCTGAGGCAGTTGTGTGCTTCACTGTGATGAGCAGGGGAGGCCCTTGGAGAGCTTTGGCTGGAAAAAGccttcgagtccaacccttcCCTGACTGCCCCAAGCCCGGTGCTGagccgtggccctcagcaccacacctctgcagctttgaaacccctccagggacggggattccaccccctccctgggcagcctgtgccagaggaggactcctgtttcctcttttcttggcccctggctgcctgtcctctccctgtgctgctccctccctcaccagctgctgcccctcggTGCTTTGCCTCCCGGCAGGGTGCGGACGGTGGAGGAGCTGGACCAGCGCTACCTGCTGGTGCCTGAGGCTATCAAGGATGCCTACCTGGTGCACCTGGTGCAGACCTTCCACGATGAGCACGAGGACTGGTCCATCATCATCTTCACCAGAACCTGCAAGTGAGTGGCAGTTCCCCCTGGGGGCCCTCAGTGTGCTGCCCCTAGGGGAGGGTCCCAGTCccggctctgctgggggctgggctgagctttgCTTCCTTGGCTCTGAAGTTTGGCAGGGAaacctcttcccttcctgccccatgctggaggttgcaggctgagggcttccccagcagccccagctctgtcctgAGCCATCAGCTTCCCACTGCCCTCTGACTGCCTTCAGTTTTCTCTCCTTCCAGGGACTGCCAGGTCCTGAACATGATGCTGAGGACCTTCAGCTtcccctctgtggctctgcattcCCTGATGAAGCAGGTGAGGGATGGCCCCAGCTGGGAGGTGAATGCTTGAGCCAGATGTGTCCaagtcctgcagctcctcacatcTGGCCCCCACAACATCTGGCtcacagcagcccccacagctgCTTCTCGTTGCAGCGGCAGCGCTTTGCAGCCTTGGCCAAGTTCAAGTCCAGCATCTTCAAGGTCCTGATTGCCACTGATGTGGctgccaggtgaggagaaaccttCCTCCTCTTGCCAGAGGTCTGGAACCTGCTCTTCACTGTGGGCTTTAGGCTGGGCTTAGTGAGAGGAGGGCTTTACATTCCCTGTCCTTGGGGGGGGGTCTCTGGGATGTTCATCTAAGCTGTGGAGCATCTCTGAGCCATGGTTTGAAGCCCCCTGTGTGTGGTGGAGCTCTGAGCCATGGTTTGGAGCCCCCCTGTGTGTGGTGGAGCTCTGAGCCATGGTTTGGAGCCCCCTGTGTGTGGTGGAGCTCTGAGCCATGGTTTGGAGCCCCCTGTGTGTGGTGGAGCTCTGAGCCATGGTTTGGAGCCCCCTGTGTGTGGTGGAGCTCTGAGCCATGGTTTGGAGCCCCCCTGTGTGTGGTGGAGCTCtgagccttggctgcagcaggaggaggtctccctggggggggagagcttcctgctgtgttctgccaggctgagcccagagctgggctcagaatggttctgctctgggggccagcagagcacaggagctgcaggtgggaggagggaggattGCTGACCTGttctccctccctgcatccCAGAGGCCTGGACATCCCTGCAGTGCAGGTGGTCATCAACTACAacaccccagggctgcccaggatctACATCCACCGCGTGGGCAGGACGGCCCGGGCcggtgagcagggctgcaggggctgcaggggctgcaggggctgcagggctgcaggggctgcaggggctgcaggggctgcaggggctgcaggggctgcagggctgcaggggctgcaggggctgcagggctgcaggggctgcaggggctgcaggggctgcaggggctgcagggctgcaggggctgcaggggctgcagggctgcaggggctgccggggctgcaggggctgcaggggctgcaggggctgcagggctgcaggggctgcaggggctgcaggggctgcaggggctgcagggctgccggggctgcaggggctgcaggggctgcaggggctgcagggctgcaggggctgcaggggctgccagggccctgcaggccttcaggagcctccacagcagctgcactgcaggctgcccactcagtgccagctccaCTCAGGTCCCTGGCTGGGCACTGACAGCGCAGCCTGGCACACAGGGACCCCTCTGCCCgtgccaggctggctctggggagggatggaactgggcaggggttgggcttcagctgcctctgcttgtCAGGGCTCATCTGTCTGCACTGTCACCCTGCAGGCAGGACAGGCATGGCCATCACCCTGGTGACACAGTATGACATCCACCTGGTCCACGCCATCGAGGAGGAGATCAGTGAGTGGggggcaccagggctgctgagctgtgccccacagggtgcccctgcccctgctgctgccactgcagctgacccagaacagcagcacagagagggttctcttccctgcctgtgtgtgccagggcacagccccagctctggggagggaatcagagtcacagactggctgggggggaagggacctgcaaaggtcacccagtgccaccccctgccagccccagccagggcaggctgctcacagccccagacagcctgggctggctccagcctctgggcagcctgggccaggctctccccaccctcagggtcaaacatttctcccttctctcccctctgaaCCTCCCTCTCTGAGTTCAatccatccccagctcagcctgtcccagctggccctgctcagagctctgtgcccaggTTCTGATCAgctcttgaagcactgcaaggccaccagaaggcctccctggagccttccccaggctcagcagcccccagcccccagcctggcctcccagcagaggcctCCCAGCTCTCAGATGGTTTCTGTGCTCTCCTTtagagcctctccagcagggtttgtgctccctgtgctgagggctcagagctgtgcagtgctccaggagaggtctccccagagtggaGAAATTGAACCcttggctgcaggctgaggcagctggggggggggcccagggcagggccctgagctgcaggggaggaacCAGTTTGGCTTGGTGCCCCTTGCAACCAAGCCTGGCCTGGCCCCTtcccccctgctgcagagctgaagctgcaggagTTCAGTGTGCAGGAGAGGCCTGTGCTGGACATCGTCACCCAGGTCACTGTCACCAGGAGGCAGTGTGAGATCGtgagtggggagcagggggggctggggctgtgccagcacagagccctctgcccagagctgggcagggcccaGGAGGCTCAGCACAGTctgcccaggccctgcagccctgctcctgggcacccaGATCAGGACTTCCCttccctggctgggggcagggcagggctgggctcctcctgccctggctttgctctgctgctgagggctggggctgcagtgggggggcggggggggccctgggggggctgtgtgggggccctgggggggctgtggggccctgggggggctgtggggccctgggggctgggggggtcctgggggggggggggctgtgtgggggccctgggggggctgtgtggggccctgggggggctgtgtgggggccctgggggctgggggggtcctgggggggctgtgtgggggccctgggggggctgtggggccctgggggggctgtggggccctGGGGGGTTGCTGTGTGGGGGCCcgggggggttgctgtgggggggcccgggggggttgctgtgggggggcccgggggggttgctgtgggggccctgggggggctgtgtgggggccctgggggctgtggggccctgggggctgtggggggccctggggggtcgctgtggggccctgggggctgtggggccctGGGGGTTGTgtgggggccctgggggggctgtgtgggggccctgggggggctgtgtgggCCCTGGGGGGTCACTGtggggccctgggggctgtgtgggggccctgggggctgtggggccctgggggctgtgtgggggccctgggggggctgtggggggccctggggggtcgctgtggggccctgggggctgtggggccctgggggctgtgtcccatggccgcccctggctgcggcaggagctggaggggttggatctggatgagaggaaggaaatcaacaagaggaagcagctgaTCCTGGAGGGCaaggtgagagctgctgctggggcactgcctggggccagctccctgctgctggggcactgcctggggccagctccctgctgctggggcactgcctggggccagctccctgctgctggggcactgcctggggccagctccctgctgctgggggggctgcc
The DNA window shown above is from Dryobates pubescens isolate bDryPub1 chromosome 31, bDryPub1.pri, whole genome shotgun sequence and carries:
- the DDX49 gene encoding probable ATP-dependent RNA helicase DDX49, giving the protein MAEFRALGLAPWLVEQARQVGLTRPTPVQAACIPAVLQGRDCMGCAKTGSGKTAAFVLPVLQVLSEDPYGIFCLVLTPTRELAYQIAEQFRVLGKPLNLKDCVVVGGLDMVAQALELSRKPHVVIATPGRLADHLRSSNTFSLKKLRFLVLDEADRLFEQGCSDFTPDLEVILEAVPARRQTLLFSATLTDTLQELRGLAANRPFFWEAEAKVRTVEELDQRYLLVPEAIKDAYLVHLVQTFHDEHEDWSIIIFTRTCKDCQVLNMMLRTFSFPSVALHSLMKQRQRFAALAKFKSSIFKVLIATDVAARGLDIPAVQVVINYNTPGLPRIYIHRVGRTARAGRTGMAITLVTQYDIHLVHAIEEEIKLKLQEFSVQERPVLDIVTQVTVTRRQCEIELEGLDLDERKEINKRKQLILEGKDPDLEAKRKAELAKIRRKNKQCREKVQQALLQKKQLQLKRKLQKKRERRKKLQEEKQQQQQEEALA